From Rissa tridactyla isolate bRisTri1 chromosome 7, bRisTri1.patW.cur.20221130, whole genome shotgun sequence, a single genomic window includes:
- the MYO18A gene encoding unconventional myosin-XVIIIa isoform X2 encodes MAFSSRFAFWEQKVKDEDKSLAVKRPGKEDGASESPKDAASAPPNPEPTNPEPPKSPEPPPGRGKSPEPVLNGAAVNGLEGPATEAQGDDGQGLSRRRVVRVVRKVVRKVLPGEDAGSAKEPGRDAKSPEPVPPPRKEETGRPAVPAPPAPPPPPTMPAAPTKPEPKDEISAGLKTLMAKGKTKEHRPRLRPGDKREEKSPKPAGGDAKPSLSPGTEAKPEPPVQPSGGKAEPAKAPAPKPTALERHKKLQPVEKRPTPAKTAPAPPQQAAPGLASQLSPSEEAQRRLERIFTASLDPAASASAPSQVPYPCPQEPSASASDPPPSSVCRWAGVCARASCWSGQADDAPAAPFGPVPAAAQAKTEEQIAAEEAWYETEKVWLVHRDGFSLGSQLRPEEGNPLPEGKVKVKLDHDGTVLEVEEDDVEKANPPSCDRVEDLASLLYLNESSVLHTLRQRYGGNLLHTYAGPTMVIINPLSSPSMYSEKVMHMFKGCRREDTSPHIYAVAQAAYRSMLMSRQDQAVVLLGASGSGKTTNCQHLVQYLATIAGSTGKVFSAEKWQALYTILEAFGNSSTGMNGNATRFSQIISLDFDQAGQVASASVQTLLLEKLRVAKRPANEATFNVFYYLLACSDSALRTELHFNHLAENNVFGIAPLSKPEEKQKATQQFNKLQAAMKVMGISGDEQKAFWLILGAIYHLGAAGATKAGRKQFARHEWAQKAAYLLGCSLEELSSSIFKHQPKGTLQRSTSFRQGPDEPPLGDGGTGPKLTALECLEGMAAGLYSELFTLLISLLNRALKSSQHSVCSVTVVDTPGAQNPELAGQSRGATFEELCHNYAQERLQLLFHQRTFARELERYKEENIELALADAEPGSSDSVAAVDQSSHQALVRSLARTDEARGLLWLLEEEALQPGGNEDTLLERLFSYYGPQEGVKKGHNPLLPSDKPRHFLLGHSSGTNWVEYDATGWLNHVKHNPASQNASVLLQESQKKVISSLFAGRGGSALVLSGSVAGLEGGSQLALRRATSMRKTFTTGVAAVKKKSLCIQIKLQVDALIDSIKKSKLHFVHCFLPKAAGGGGDPRALPCRRVSGSELELPAEHCEAGLMQLDVPLLRAQLRGSRLLDALRMYRQGYPDHMVFAEFRRRFDVLAPHLTKKHGRNYIVVDEKRAVEELLESLDLEKSSYHMGLSRVFFRAGSLARLEEQRDAQTSRNITLFQAACRGFLARQQFKKRKIQDLAIRCVQKNIKKNKGVKGWPWWKLFTTVRPLIEVQLTEDQIRGKDEEIQQLKSKLEKVEKERNELRLNSDRLESRITELTSELTDERNTGESASQLLDAETAERLRAEKEMKDLQAKYDALKKQMESMEMEVMEARLIRAAELNGELDDDDSGGEWRLKYERAVREIDFTKKRLQQELEDKLEVEQQGKRQLERRLTDLQADSEESQRALQQLKKKCQRLAAELQDTKLHLEGQQGRNHDLEKKQRRFDSELSQAHEEAQRERLQREKLSREKDVLVAEVFGLKQLLEDKDSDIAGLTQKAEALEAELQDISSQESKDEASLAKVKKQLRDLEAKVKDQEEELDEQAGTIQMLEQAKLRLEMEMERLRQTHAKEVESRDEEVEEIRQSCQKKLKQMEVQLEEEYEDKQKVLREKRELESKLSAVSEQANQRDFETEKRLRRDLKRTKALLADAQIMLDHLKNNAPSKREIAQLKNQLEESEFTCAAAVKARKSMEVEIEDLHLQIDDLAKAKAALEEQLSRLQREKNEVQSRLEEDQEDMNELMKKHKAAVAQASRDLAQMNDLQAQLEEVSKEKQELQEKLQGLQSQLEFLEQSMVDKSLVSRQEAKIRELESRLEFERTQVKRLESLATRLKENMEKLTEERDQRAAAENREKEQNKRLQRQLRDVKEEMGELAKKEAEASRKKHELEMDLESLEAANQSLQSDLKLAFKRIGDLQAAIEDEMESDSNEDLINSDGDSDVDSELEERVDGVKSWLSKSKGSSKALSDDGSLKGSRSAPPEGPEAEERPVSVLSSLSYRKRPGLKDSIGGRGDEQTLFSALSERPPSPERAARRAARGGEPEDRAAVIARAFADASDRARQGLGKRWSLSAADGEKASVASAPVSRASSASWRLEDGDEGDEGCSVLSFALSSPGSLRSRRGGPEGRPESRLSLARSRLEEADEGSRGQPALGRSFSVPPRPRSAASEDGGPGDARPVGHRSYLDPDLEAAIQEVLSYRPPRAGGCSSPEADSGDDRRSVRSVRSAAPLGAADRPAGSIRRSASALDFTRRAGRHRSSSGSSEEEEERKKKSAKKHSKKAKKKSKKKKKKQQSSSDSGSSSDSSSDSSSGSTSSYRSTSSVKKGPRAAGGEEPGRPGRGKKEEKQRKKQVDSLMMKYLYRPESD; translated from the exons ATGGCGTTTTCATCCCGGTTTGCATTCTGGGAGCAGA AGGTCAAGGACGAGGACAAATCCTTAGCTGTGAAAAGACCCGGGAAGGAGGATGGGGCT TCAGAGAGCCCGAAGGATGCGGCGTCTGCACCCCCGAATCCCGAACCCACAAATCCTGAGCCCCCGAAGAGCCCTGAGCCTCCCCCCGGGAGAGGGAAGAGCCCGGAACCGGTGCTGAACGGGGCGGCCGTGAACGGGCTGGAGGGTCCGGCCACCGAGGCGCAGGGGGACGATGGCCAGGGGCTGTCCCGCCGCAGGGTGGTCCGGGTGGTGCGCAAGGTGGTCCGCAAAGTCCTGCCGGGGGAGGACGCTGGCAGCGCCAAGGAGCCGGGGCGAGATGCCAAGTCTCCcgagccagtgccaccccccaggaaggaggagacgggCCGTCCTGCTGtcccggctcccccggccccgccgcctccccccaccatgcccgcagcccccaccaaGCCGGAGCCCAAGGATGAGATCTCAGCAGGGCTCAAAACCCTCATGGCGAAGGGCAAAACCAAAGAGCACCGGCCACGGCTCCGGCCAGGGGACAAACGGGAGGAGAAGTCCCCCAAGCCGGCTGGGGGGGACGCGAagccgtccctgtccccaggcactgAAGCCAAGCCGGAGCCACCGGTGCAGCCTTCGGGAGGGAAAGCGGAGCCAGCAAAGGCACCCGCTCCGAAACCCACCGCCCTGGAGAGGCACAAG AAGCTGCAGCCCGTCGAGAAGCGGCCGACCCCTGCGAAAACTGCCCCGGCACCCCCCCAGCAG GCTGCCCCCGGCCTCGCGTCCCAGCTGAGCCCGTCGGAGGAGGCACAGCGCCGGCTGGAGAGGATCTTCACCGCTTCT CTGgaccccgccgcctccgcctcggCACCCAGCCAGGTACCGTACCCCTGTCCTCAGGAGCCCTCTGCCTCCGCCAGCGACCCCCCGCCATCCTCTGTCTGCCGCTGGGCTGGCGTCTGCGCCCGCGCCTCATGCTGGAGC GGTCAAGCGGACGATGCCCCGGCAGCCCCCTTTGGCCccgtccctgctgcagctcag GCCAAGACGGAGGAGCAGATAGCAGCTGAGGAAGCCTGGTATGAGACCGAGAAGGTGTGGCTGGTGCACAGGGATGGCTTCTCCTTGG GCAGCCAGCTGCGGCCGGAGGAGGGCAACCCCCTGCCCGAGGGCAAGGTGAAGGTGAAGCTGGACCACGATGGAACCGTCCTGGAGGTGGAGGAGGACGATGTGGAGAAG GCGAACCCCCCTTCCTGTGACCGTGTGGAGGACCTCGCCAGCCTCCTCTACCTCAACGAGTCCAGCGTGCTGCACACTCTGCGGCAGCGCTATGGCGGCAACCTCCTGCACACCTACGCCGGCCCCACCATGGTCATCATCAACCCGCTGAGCTCCCCCTCCATGTACTCCGAGAAG gtCATGCACATGTTCAAAGGGTGCCGCAGGGAGGACACGTCCCCGCACATTTACGCGGTGGCCCAGGCCGCCTACCGCAGCATGCTGATGAGCCGCCAGGACCAGGCGGTCGTGCTGCTGGGTGCCAGCGGCAGCGGCAAAACGACCAACTGCCAGCACCTCGTCCAGTACCTCGCCACCATCGCTGGCAGCACCGGCAAGGTCTTCTCTG CGGAGAAGTGGCAGGCTCTCTACACCATCCTGGAGGCTTTTGGCAACAGCAGCACCGGCATGAACGGCAACGCCACCCGCTTCTCCCAGATCATCTCTCTGGACTTTGACCAGGCTGGGCAGGTGGCATCTGCCTCTGTACAG ACACTGCTGCTGGAGAAGCTACGTGTCGCCAAGCGCCCGGCCAATGAGGCCACCTTCAACGTCTTCTACTACCTGCTGGCCTGCTCCGACAGCGCCCTGCG GACCGAGCTTCACTTCAACCACCTGGCAGAGAACAACGTCTTCGGCATTGCGCCCCTCTCCAAG ccggaggaaaagcagaaggcgACCCAGCAGTTCAACAAGCTCCAGGCTGCCATGAAGGTCATGGGCATCTCCGGCGATGAGCAGAAAGCCTTCTGGCTCATCCTGGGGGCCATTTatcatctgggggctgcaggggccacAAAAG CCGGGAGGAAGCAGTTTGCACGGCACGAGTGGGCTCAGAAAGCCGCCtacctgctgggctgcagcctggAGGAGCTCTCCTCCTCCATCTTCAAGCACCAGCCCAAGGGCACCCTGCAGCGATCCACCTCCTTCCGGCAGGGCCCCGACGAGCCCCCCCTGGGCGACGGCGGCACAG GTCCCAAGCTGACGGCGCTGGAGTGCCTGGAGGGCATGGCGGCCGGCTTGTACTCCGAGCTCTTCACCCTCCTCATCTCCCTCCTCAACAG ggCGCTGAAGTCGAGCCAGCACTCGGTGTGCTCGGTGACGGTGGTGGACACCCCCGGGGCGCAAAACCCTgagctggcagggcagagccggggggccaCCTTCGAGGAGCTCTGCCACAACTACGCCCAGGAGCgcctgcagctcctcttccaccAGCGCACCTTCGCCCGCGAGCTGGAGCGCTACAAGGAG GAGAACATAGAGCTTGCCCTGGCTGATGCCGAGCCCGGATCCTCTGACTCTGTAGCCGCTGTAGACCAGTCCTCGCACCAGGCACTG GTCCGGTCGCTGGCCCGCACGGACGAGGCACgggggctgctgtggctgctggaggaggaggcacTGCAGCCAGGCGGCAACGAGGACACCTTGCTGGAGCGGCTCTTCTCCTACTACGGCCCCCAGGAAGGGGTCAAGAAAG GGCACAACCCACTGCTCCCCAGTGACAAGCCCCGACACTTCCTCCTGGGTCACAGCTCGGGGACCAACTGGGTGGAGTACGATGCCACAGGCTGGCTCAACCACGTCAAGCACAACCCGGCCTCCCAGAATGCCTCCGTCCTGCTGCAAGAGTCGCAGAA gAAGGTCATCAGCAGCCTGTTTGCCGGCCGCGGTGGATCGGCGCTGGTGCTGTCGGGGTCGGtggcggggctggaggggggctCCCAGCTGGCCCTGCGCCGGGCCACCAGCATGCGCAAGACCTTCACGACCGGCGTGGCCGCCGTCAAGAAGAAGTCCCTCTGCATCCAGATCAAGCTGCAAGTG GACGCCCTCATTGACAGCATCAAGAAGTCCAAGCTCCACTTTGTGCACTGCTTCCTGCCcaaggcggcggggggcggcggggacccccgGGCTCTGCCGTGCCGGCGGGTGAGCGGCAGCGAGCTGGAGCTGCCGGCGGAGCACTGCGAGGCCGGGCTCATGCAGCTGGACGTGCCTCTCCTGCGTGCCCAGCTCCGCGGCTCCCGATTGCTCGACGCCCTCCGCATGTACCGCCAAG GGTACCCCGACCACATGGTGTTTGCGGAGTTCAGGCGGCGCTTTGATGTCCTGGCCCCGCACCTGACCAAGAAGCACGGGCGCAACTACATCGTGGTGGACGAGAAGCGG GCggtggaggagctcctggagtcGCTGGACCTGGAGAAGAGCAGCTACCACATGGGCTTGAGTCGG GTGTTTTTCCGGGCCGGGTCACTGGCCAGGCTGGAAGAGCAGCGGGACGCACAGACCAGCAGGAACATCACCCTCTTCCAGGCAGCGTGCAGGGGCTTCCTGGCACGGCAGCAGTTCAAGAAGAGGAAG ATCCAGGATTTGGCCATCCGGTGCGTGCAGAAGAACATCAAGAAGAACAAGGGGGTGAAGGGCTGGCCCTGGTGGAAGCTCTTCACCACCGTGCGGCCCCTCATCGAGGTGCAGCTCACTGAGGACCAGATCCGTGGCAAAGAC GAAGAGATCCAGCAGCTGAAGAGCAAACTCGAGAAGGTGGAGAAGGAGCGTAACGAGCTCCGGCTCAACAGTGACCGCCTGGAGAGCAGG atCACAGAGCTGACGTCGGAGCTGACAGACGAGCGAAACACCGGCGAGTCGGCCTCCCAGCTGCTGGACGCTGAGACGGCCGAGAGGCTGCGGGCCGAGAAGGAGATGAAGGACCTGCAG gcCAAGTATGATGCTCTGAAGAAGCAGATGGAGTCGATGGAGATGGAAGTGATGGAGGCTCGGCTCATCCGGGCGGCCGAGCTCAATGGGGAGCTCGATGATGATGATTCAG GCGGCGAATGGCGGCTGAAATACGAGCGGGCAGTGCGGGAGATCGACTTCACCAAGAAacggctgcagcaggagctggaggacaaGCTGGAGGTGGAGCAGCAGGGCAAGAGGCAGCTGGAGCGGAGG TTGACGGACCTGCAGGCAGACAGCGAGGAGAGCCAGCGGGcactgcagcagctgaagaagaaGTGCCAGCGCCTGGCCGCGGAGCTGCAGGACACCAAGCTGCACCTCGAGGGCCAGCAAGGACGTAACCACGACCTGGAGAAGAAGCAGCGGAG GTTCGACAGCGAGCTCTCGCAGGCGCACGAGGAGGCACAGCGGGAGAGGCTGCAGCGGGAGAAGCTGAGCCGTGAGAAGGACGTGCTGGTGGCCGAGGTCTTTGGCCTCAAGCAGCTGCTGGAG GACAAGGACTCGGACATCGCGGGGCTGACACAGAAGGCAGAGGCGCTGGAGGCCGAGCTGCAGGACATCTCCTCCCAGGAGTCGAAGGACGAGGCCTCCTTGGCCAAGGTGAAGAAGCAGCTAAGGGACCTGGAGGCGAAGGTCAAAgaccaggaggaggaactggacGAGCAGGCTGGGACCATCcagatgctggagcag GCCAAGCTGCggctggagatggagatggagcgGCTGCGGCAGACCCACGCCAAGGAGGTGGAGAGCCGTGacgaggaggtggaggagatTCGGCAGTCATGCCAGAAGAAG CTGAAGCAGATGGAggtgcagctggaggaggagtaCGAGGACAAGCAGAAGGTGCTGAGAGAGAAACGGGAGCTGGAGAGCAAGTTGTCCGCTGTCAGCGAGCAG GCCAACCAGCGGGACTTCGAGACGGAAAAGCGCCTGCGCCGGGACCTGAAGAGGACAAAAGCGCTGCTGGCCGACGCGCAGATCATGCTGGACCACCTGAAGAACAACGCGCCCAGCAAGAGGGAGATCGCCCAGCTCAAGAACCAG CTGGAGGAGTCGGAGTTCACCTGCGCAGCTGCCGTCAAGGCCCGCAAGTCGATGGAGGTGGAGATTGAAGACCTCCACCTGCAGATCGATGACCTTGCCAAGGCCAAGGCAGCG ctggaggagcagctgagccGGCTGCAGCGGGAGAAGAATGAAGTGCAGAGTCGGCTGGAGGAGGACCAGGAGGACATGAATGAGCTGATGAAGAAGCACAAGGCGGCCGTGGCCCAG GCATCCCGGGACCTGGCGCAGATGAATGACCTCCAGGCGCAGCTGGAGGAGGTCAGCAAGGAgaaacaggagctgcaggagaag CTGCAAGGTCTGCAGAGCCAGCTGGAGTTCCTGGAGCAATCCATGGTGGACAAGTCGCTGGTGAGCCGGCAAGAGGCCAAGATCCGCGAGCTGGAGAGCAGGCTGGAGTTCGAGCGGACACAAGTCAAGCGCCTGGAG agcctggCCACACGGCTGAAGGAGAACATGGAGAAGCTGACGGAGGAGCGGGATCAGCGCGCGGCTGCCGAGAACCGGGAGAAGGAGCAGAACAAGCGGCTGCAGCGGCAGCTCCGCGACGTCAAGGAGGAGATGGGCGAGCTGGCCAAGAAGGAGGCGGAGGCCAGCCGCAAGAAGCACGAGCTG gaGATGGACCTGGAGAGCCTGGAAGCTGCCAACCAGAGCCTGCAGTCGGACCTGAAGCTGGCCTTCAAGCGCATCGGGGACCTGCAGGCAGCCATCGAGGATGAGATGGAGAGCGACAGCAACGAGGACCTCATCAACAG CGACGGCGACTCGGACGTGGACTCGGAGCTGGAGGAGCGTGTGGACGGGGTGAAGTCCTGGCTCTCCAAGAGCAAAGGCTCCTCCAAAGCGCTCTCGGATGACGGCAGCCTGAAGGGCAGCAG GTCAGCCCCGCCGGAGGGTCCCGAGGCCGAGGAGCGGCCGGTGTCGGTGTTGAGCTCCCTCAGCTATAGGAAGCGGCCGGGCCTGAAGGACTCCATAGGCGGCCGCGGGGACGAGCAGACGCTCTTCAGCGCGCTCAGCGAGCGACCGCCTTCCCCCGAGCGCGCTGCACGGAGGGCAGCCCGGGGCGGCGAGCCCGAGGACCGGGCGGCCGTCATCGCCCGCGCCTTTGCCGATGCCAGCGACCGCGCTCGGCAAGGGTTGGGCAAGCGTTGGTCGCTCTCGGCTGCCGACGGCGAGAAAGCCTCCGTCGCCTCCGCCCCGGTGAGCCgggcctcctctgcctcctggaGGCTGGAGGACGGGGACGAGGGGGATGAGGGGTGCTCGGTGCTGAGCTTTGCCCTCTCCAGCCCCGGGAGCTTACGGAGCCGGCGTGGGGGGCCTGAGGGTCGCCCCGAGTCGCGGCTCTCCCTGGCTCGCAGCCGCCTGGAGGAGGCGGACGAGGGGTCCCGCGGGCAGCCCGCCCTGGGGCGCAGCTTCtccgtgcccccccggccccgcagtgCCGCCTCCGAGGACGGGGGTCCCGGGGACGCCCGCCCCGTGGGGCACCGCTCCTACCTCGACCCTGACCTGGAAGCCGCCATCCAGGAGGTGCTGAGTTACCGCCCGCCacgggccgggggctgctccagccccgaggCCGACTCAGGGGATGACAGACGGAGCGTACGGAGCGTGCGGAGCGCGGCCCCCCTGGGCGCCGCCGACCGCCCCGCCGGCAGCATCCGTCGCTCCGCATCTGCCCTCGACTTCACCCGGCGCGCCGGCCGGCACCGCAGCAGCTCAGGCtcctctgaggaagaggaggagcggAAGAAGAAGAGTGCCAAGAAGCACTCCAAGAAGGCCAAGAAGAAatccaagaagaagaagaagaagcagcagtcATCATCCGACTCGGGTTCCTCCTCCGATTCATCCTCTGATTCCTCCTCGGGCTCCACCAGCTCCTACCGCAGCACCTCCAGCGTCAAGAAGggcccgcgggcggcggggggcgaggaGCCGGGACGCCCCGGCcggggcaagaaggaggagaaacagcGGAAGAAGCAGGTTGACAGCCTGATGATGAAGTACCTGTACCGGCCCGAGAGCGACTGA